In bacterium, a single window of DNA contains:
- the trpA gene encoding tryptophan synthase subunit alpha has protein sequence MNRIDAKFVELKDRGDKALVCFITGGDPDFETTKDLTLKIFESGADIVEIGIPFSDPLADGPTIQSASFRALQAGASVKGIFDNVRSIRALCDKPIVLMTYYNPVQKYGIKKFADDAASAGADGVIMVDLPVEEASEWKSASDSARIATIFLLAPTSTKERIALTANMASGFIYCVSRTGVTGARSSVPADLKQLVNTIKSASGLPVVIGFGISKPEHVRQVTEFADGAVVGSALVSIVDKSADSAEAIERTGDFVKELKKGTS, from the coding sequence ATGAATAGAATAGATGCAAAATTCGTAGAGCTCAAAGACCGCGGAGATAAGGCGCTGGTATGCTTCATAACCGGAGGTGACCCGGACTTTGAGACGACCAAAGACCTTACACTGAAAATATTCGAGTCGGGAGCGGATATAGTCGAGATCGGTATTCCGTTCTCAGACCCGCTGGCGGATGGTCCGACTATCCAATCGGCAAGTTTCAGGGCGCTGCAGGCCGGCGCGAGCGTGAAGGGTATATTCGATAATGTGCGCTCCATAAGGGCGTTGTGTGACAAACCCATAGTGCTGATGACTTATTATAACCCGGTGCAGAAATACGGCATTAAGAAATTCGCTGATGATGCGGCATCCGCTGGGGCTGATGGAGTGATTATGGTCGATCTGCCTGTCGAAGAGGCGTCAGAATGGAAATCGGCTTCAGATTCGGCACGGATTGCGACTATATTTCTCCTTGCACCTACCAGCACGAAGGAGAGAATAGCCCTTACGGCGAACATGGCAAGCGGGTTTATATATTGCGTATCGAGGACCGGCGTCACCGGCGCAAGAAGCAGTGTGCCCGCTGACTTGAAGCAGTTGGTAAACACGATTAAGTCGGCGTCAGGACTGCCTGTCGTGATTGGTTTCGGCATATCCAAGCCCGAACATGTGCGGCAGGTGACCGAATTTGCTGACGGGGCAGTGGTCGGGAGCGCGCTGGTGAGTATCGTAGACAAAAGCGCTGACTCGGCTGAAGCAATAGAGCGAACCGGAGATTTTGTCAAAGAGCTAAAAAAGGGAACGAGTTAG
- the deoC gene encoding deoxyribose-phosphate aldolase: MFSKEQFAKLMDSTLLRPTATREDIVRFCEEAAHYHVASVVVFPFWLPVVRRAMAETDVKIATVIGFPFGASGRSVKVYEARTAITNGANELDIVINIGALKSGERNIVESEIRELVDTSRMTGMTQDAKRTVLKFIIEAYYLADDEKKIACEIIREAGGDFVKTSTGTAPGGATVEDIRLIRHVVGSDIGVKAAGGIRTTEQAMEMLDAGASRIGTSSAAAIIDGYVPEDYLESAGRRRSG, from the coding sequence ATGTTCTCGAAAGAACAGTTTGCCAAGCTGATGGATTCTACTCTGCTCAGGCCAACCGCCACTCGCGAGGATATTGTCCGGTTTTGCGAGGAAGCGGCACACTATCACGTCGCATCGGTCGTGGTCTTTCCATTTTGGCTGCCTGTAGTCCGACGAGCTATGGCTGAAACTGATGTCAAGATCGCCACTGTAATCGGATTCCCGTTCGGCGCAAGCGGCAGGTCGGTGAAAGTATATGAGGCTCGGACAGCCATCACCAACGGAGCCAATGAACTGGACATCGTAATCAACATAGGTGCGCTCAAATCAGGTGAGCGCAATATAGTCGAGAGCGAAATCAGAGAGCTTGTAGACACCTCCCGAATGACCGGCATGACCCAGGACGCAAAGCGAACCGTCCTCAAATTCATCATTGAAGCATACTACCTGGCCGACGACGAGAAAAAGATTGCCTGCGAAATTATTCGCGAGGCAGGCGGCGACTTCGTCAAGACATCGACAGGCACCGCTCCCGGTGGAGCGACTGTGGAGGATATACGGCTGATACGCCATGTGGTAGGATCGGATATCGGCGTCAAGGCCGCAGGGGGAATTCGCACAACAGAACAAGCTATGGAGATGCTGGATGCGGGCGCGAGCAGGATAGGAACATCCAGCGCGGCAGCCATAATTGACGGATACGTGCCCGAAGACTATCTTGAAAGCGCTGGGCGAAGACGAAGCGGCTAA
- a CDS encoding pentapeptide repeat-containing protein yields the protein MTKKEQFDPTEKEYLDESFDEMDLSESNFVRCTFVHCKFVDARLGEANMTGCRFEECDFTRAKLNSSVISDCSFAGCTFTGADLFMSDFKDCSMLGSTFIDTRLDGISISGGNWSWVNMRFQDLHGLDLQAINFTEADFYSADLTKVDLRNADLTRANMNKAKLIDADLRGAAMPGINLIDANIKGTRMDITQTVYFAKCHGAIVE from the coding sequence ATGACCAAAAAGGAACAATTTGACCCGACTGAAAAGGAATATCTGGACGAGTCGTTTGATGAGATGGACCTATCTGAGTCCAATTTTGTCAGATGCACATTTGTCCACTGCAAATTTGTCGATGCACGCCTGGGTGAGGCCAACATGACAGGGTGCCGGTTTGAAGAATGTGACTTCACACGCGCAAAACTCAACTCATCCGTCATCTCCGACTGCTCATTTGCAGGATGTACATTTACCGGAGCCGATCTATTCATGTCCGACTTCAAAGACTGTAGTATGCTCGGTTCCACATTCATTGACACAAGGCTCGACGGTATCTCAATAAGCGGCGGTAACTGGTCTTGGGTGAATATGCGCTTTCAGGACCTGCACGGTCTTGATCTGCAAGCCATTAACTTCACTGAAGCTGATTTCTACAGTGCAGACCTCACAAAAGTCGACCTGCGCAATGCCGACCTGACCAGAGCCAATATGAACAAAGCCAAGCTGATTGATGCCGACCTGCGCGGCGCAGCGATGCCTGGTATAAACCTGATTGACGCAAATATCAAGGGCACACGAATGGATATAACCCAGACAGTCTATTTTGCAAAGTGTCATGGTGCAATTGTCGAGTGA
- a CDS encoding formylmethanofuran dehydrogenase subunit E family protein, with translation MKEFTDLDLAKRFHGHMGPNLVIGMKMGNYAVKALNINDHFGINVEVHCPGKPPVSCMIDGIQLATGATMGKTNIKHIISDEIVKVIFKNTQTGTAVVLTPTDSIGPKSLEWYNEVGEDEASLRVWKLPDDQVFAVCKSK, from the coding sequence ATGAAAGAGTTTACTGATCTTGACCTTGCAAAAAGGTTCCACGGCCACATGGGACCGAACCTGGTGATTGGGATGAAAATGGGCAATTATGCCGTCAAGGCATTGAATATAAACGATCATTTCGGGATCAATGTGGAAGTTCACTGCCCAGGAAAGCCGCCTGTCTCCTGCATGATCGACGGAATACAACTCGCCACCGGCGCGACCATGGGTAAGACAAATATAAAGCACATCATAAGCGATGAAATCGTCAAGGTCATCTTTAAAAACACTCAGACTGGTACAGCGGTTGTACTCACTCCGACGGATAGTATCGGTCCGAAATCGTTGGAATGGTATAACGAAGTCGGTGAAGATGAGGCATCTCTGAGAGTTTGGAAACTGCCTGACGACCAGGTTTTTGCTGTATGCAAGAGCAAATAA
- a CDS encoding energy-coupling factor transporter transmembrane protein EcfT, with product MQEQIKKSNWIAQIHPYVRVYCAMVLIIAAAAVPHPTQLLMIGLPIIALAVASSLSWRRWIVGLFAVISLIAGLMVLSILSGMSIASAEFDRMGMFIVKCLLVFVCSSALFQTTGHVNVCRALEYIRVPALFTAVAGQIFRWFEIVHHEALRMNTARVLRGGDRKSRIAQLGDIAVLIASLMVRSFSRAERVATAMECRGFDGRLPHSIMLAPHAAAYAPLAITLVYVLMSVVAI from the coding sequence ATGCAAGAGCAAATAAAGAAGTCAAACTGGATCGCACAGATTCATCCGTATGTGCGTGTCTATTGCGCAATGGTACTGATAATAGCGGCGGCGGCAGTACCCCACCCCACACAATTATTGATGATCGGATTGCCGATTATAGCCCTTGCAGTCGCATCATCCCTCTCTTGGAGAAGGTGGATCGTCGGGCTGTTTGCTGTCATATCACTCATAGCGGGGCTTATGGTGTTGTCGATATTATCGGGCATGTCAATAGCATCAGCCGAATTCGACCGAATGGGAATGTTCATTGTCAAATGCCTGCTTGTATTTGTATGTTCATCGGCGCTGTTTCAGACAACCGGCCATGTGAATGTCTGCAGGGCGCTGGAATATATCAGAGTCCCGGCGCTATTTACTGCGGTCGCCGGTCAGATATTTCGATGGTTCGAGATCGTACATCACGAGGCGCTTAGGATGAATACAGCCCGCGTGCTGCGAGGCGGAGATAGAAAGAGTCGCATAGCCCAGCTAGGAGATATCGCTGTGCTCATCGCAAGCCTGATGGTGCGATCATTCTCACGCGCGGAAAGGGTCGCGACTGCTATGGAATGCAGGGGTTTTGACGGCCGACTGCCGCATTCCATCATGTTGGCTCCACACGCGGCCGCCTATGCCCCACTCGCGATCACCCTGGTATATGTTCTTATGTCGGTGGTGGCGATATGA
- a CDS encoding energy-coupling factor ABC transporter ATP-binding protein yields MSSSAISVRSLSVNYPDGRKGIEDISFEIEQGESVAILGANGAGKSTLLLALVGVLGGTGEIEIAGMPVNSKSLSKVRAKAQLVFQDPNDQLFSPILADDIAFGPRNFGAHGDEIDGIVSRSLEAVGLKGFEERQTHSMSLGEKKRAAIASAIACKPEILLMDEPSAGLDPRGARLLAKLLDALDCTKLISTHDLRFAKTVCTRAIVMSEGTIAAIGSTQDILSDASLLSACGLK; encoded by the coding sequence ATGAGTTCGAGCGCAATATCGGTCCGCAGCCTCAGCGTAAATTATCCCGACGGCAGAAAAGGCATTGAAGATATCTCATTTGAGATCGAGCAGGGTGAGTCGGTCGCAATATTGGGAGCCAACGGTGCGGGCAAAAGCACGCTGTTGCTTGCACTGGTCGGCGTTCTGGGCGGCACCGGAGAGATCGAGATTGCGGGCATGCCGGTCAATAGTAAGTCTCTGAGTAAGGTGCGCGCTAAGGCGCAGTTGGTGTTTCAGGACCCGAACGACCAGTTGTTTTCGCCCATCCTGGCAGACGATATCGCTTTCGGACCGAGAAATTTCGGTGCACATGGTGATGAGATAGATGGGATTGTCTCGCGGAGTCTTGAGGCTGTTGGGCTCAAGGGCTTTGAAGAACGTCAGACGCACAGTATGAGTCTGGGTGAGAAAAAGAGAGCCGCCATAGCATCGGCAATCGCATGCAAACCTGAAATTCTACTAATGGATGAACCGAGCGCAGGGCTTGACCCACGCGGTGCAAGACTGCTAGCCAAACTGCTGGATGCACTCGACTGCACGAAACTGATATCTACGCATGACTTGCGCTTTGCAAAAACGGTTTGCACACGCGCAATCGTTATGTCCGAGGGCACAATTGCTGCAATAGGCTCCACGCAGGACATACTCTCCGACGCATCACTCCTGTCTGCATGCGGGCTTAAATGA
- a CDS encoding DNA-3-methyladenine glycosylase: MSSNKLPREFYLQDTVTVARACLGKVLVHVTDEGIMSGRIVETEAYLCNDPACHASRGMTKRNAAMFGEPGHAYVYFTYGFHYCMNFVTQPKGTGEAVLIRALVPLEGIELMMRNRGKDNPHDLCSGPGKLTQAMEIGPELNCEDLLGDKFYVLDDGADVGRIIVRPRIGIKHAIHEQWRFYPADYLEWASKK; this comes from the coding sequence TTGTCGTCAAATAAGCTTCCCCGTGAGTTCTATCTTCAGGATACAGTGACTGTTGCGCGCGCATGCCTTGGCAAAGTGCTTGTGCATGTCACGGACGAGGGTATTATGTCTGGTCGAATAGTCGAGACCGAGGCATATTTGTGCAACGATCCGGCATGTCATGCGTCCAGAGGTATGACCAAACGCAACGCTGCTATGTTCGGCGAGCCTGGTCATGCGTATGTTTACTTCACCTATGGTTTTCACTACTGTATGAACTTCGTGACCCAGCCGAAAGGGACAGGTGAGGCTGTTTTGATCAGAGCGCTGGTGCCACTTGAGGGTATCGAGCTGATGATGCGCAATCGAGGTAAAGACAATCCTCATGATCTGTGCAGCGGTCCCGGCAAGCTGACCCAGGCTATGGAGATCGGTCCGGAACTCAATTGTGAGGATCTGCTCGGTGATAAGTTTTATGTGCTGGATGACGGCGCTGATGTCGGGCGGATCATTGTCCGTCCTCGCATAGGCATCAAGCATGCGATCCATGAGCAATGGCGGTTCTACCCGGCAGACTACCTGGAGTGGGCGTCGAAGAAGTAA
- a CDS encoding peroxiredoxin, protein MEEEMENVCKHPLIGDSAPEWEAITTHGQLKLSDFAGKWVVLFSHPSDFTPVCTTEFVAFAQKNDEFKKRNVQLIGLSIDSVFSHVAWTRNIKDKLGVDIPFPVIADLDMKVAQAYGMLQGPSSTTSTVRTVFVIDDKGIMRAMLYYPMSNGRNIDEILRLVDALQTTDKYGVATPANWKPGDKVVVPPPTTSEGAEKRTSEGYECIDWYLCKKEL, encoded by the coding sequence ATGGAAGAAGAAATGGAAAATGTCTGCAAACACCCACTTATAGGTGATTCCGCCCCCGAATGGGAAGCAATAACGACTCATGGCCAACTCAAACTCTCGGATTTTGCGGGCAAATGGGTAGTGCTGTTCTCGCATCCGTCGGATTTCACGCCAGTGTGCACCACTGAGTTTGTCGCATTTGCTCAAAAGAACGATGAGTTCAAAAAGCGAAATGTCCAGCTCATCGGCCTGTCTATCGACAGCGTCTTTTCGCATGTGGCCTGGACTCGGAATATAAAGGACAAGCTGGGGGTGGATATCCCGTTTCCGGTGATTGCCGATCTTGATATGAAGGTGGCGCAGGCTTATGGAATGCTGCAGGGACCTTCATCTACCACGTCGACCGTGAGGACTGTTTTTGTAATAGACGACAAAGGCATTATGCGGGCGATGCTTTATTACCCTATGTCCAACGGGCGCAATATAGACGAGATACTGCGGCTCGTGGATGCTCTGCAGACGACGGACAAATACGGCGTAGCGACCCCTGCAAACTGGAAACCGGGTGATAAAGTGGTAGTTCCTCCTCCAACGACCTCAGAGGGAGCCGAAAAGCGCACTTCCGAGGGCTACGAATGCATAGATTGGTATCTATGCAAGAAGGAACTCTAG
- a CDS encoding FAD-dependent oxidoreductase yields MAKNRIVVIGGVACGPKAAARARRRDPHADITIIERGELLSYAGCGLPYYIEGKIETADELMSAGAGVIRDAAFFKNVKAIDVMNRTLAERIDRKKKVVEVISVETGVKSEVAYDKLVLATGADSVMPPFAGIDLKGVFRLNHPTDAEDIKKWVTCGCNSAVIIGAGLIGMEVAEALTSNGISVTMIEMMDTLVPVFLDPELSAHLEKHIKGKGVNVMTGTKVLALEGDDTGQVSRVITDKGEVDTQMVLVAIGVRPNITLAKDAGLEIGETGAIKVNEHLQTNDPNIYAGGDCAQVWNRITGKPAYVPLGSTANKHGRIIGDNITGGNSTFDGVLGTVIFKAFDFNVGRVGLSEKDCIKMGLPYVTALTPGPDRAHYYPTSRPMILKLIADPKSGKVLGMQAVGTGDVAKRVDVTATLLSFGGTYRDVSELDLAYAPPFSSAVDILQHAANVIDNKINDLAHSITPMQVKNMIDGGRDFIWLDVRGPKEVETLSLKNPRVVNIPLGKLRARSGELPKDAEIVTFCKVSIRGYEAQRILDGEGFKNVKFMDGGVSAWPYSLEV; encoded by the coding sequence ATGGCGAAAAATCGTATAGTCGTTATAGGCGGAGTAGCCTGCGGACCCAAAGCGGCGGCACGAGCGCGCAGGCGCGATCCGCATGCAGATATCACCATAATCGAGCGTGGGGAACTGCTCTCGTACGCCGGATGCGGGCTGCCGTATTATATCGAGGGCAAGATTGAGACAGCCGACGAACTGATGAGCGCTGGCGCGGGTGTGATCCGCGATGCCGCATTTTTCAAGAACGTGAAGGCGATAGATGTGATGAACCGCACCCTTGCCGAGCGTATAGATCGAAAGAAAAAGGTGGTCGAGGTCATATCTGTTGAGACCGGCGTCAAGAGTGAGGTCGCCTACGACAAACTTGTCCTTGCGACGGGAGCGGACTCCGTAATGCCGCCGTTTGCCGGGATCGATCTAAAAGGGGTATTCAGACTCAATCATCCGACAGACGCCGAGGACATCAAGAAATGGGTCACATGTGGCTGCAATAGTGCTGTGATTATCGGCGCAGGGCTGATAGGCATGGAAGTCGCCGAGGCTCTGACCTCGAACGGCATATCGGTGACCATGATCGAGATGATGGACACGCTGGTCCCAGTGTTTCTGGACCCGGAGCTTTCCGCTCACCTCGAAAAGCATATTAAAGGCAAAGGCGTCAATGTGATGACCGGCACCAAAGTGCTCGCACTCGAAGGCGATGACACCGGCCAGGTGAGCCGTGTTATTACCGATAAGGGCGAAGTCGACACGCAGATGGTCCTTGTTGCCATAGGCGTCCGTCCCAATATAACGCTGGCAAAAGATGCCGGACTTGAGATCGGTGAGACAGGCGCGATCAAAGTTAATGAACATCTGCAGACCAATGATCCCAATATATATGCCGGCGGCGACTGTGCCCAGGTCTGGAATCGTATTACGGGTAAACCGGCGTATGTGCCGCTTGGCTCCACTGCCAATAAGCACGGCAGGATCATAGGCGACAACATCACCGGCGGCAACTCGACGTTTGACGGTGTTTTGGGCACGGTGATATTTAAGGCTTTCGACTTCAATGTAGGCCGTGTCGGGCTTTCTGAAAAGGACTGCATAAAGATGGGTCTGCCGTATGTGACTGCTCTTACGCCGGGACCTGACCGCGCTCACTATTATCCCACATCGCGCCCGATGATCCTGAAGCTCATCGCCGACCCGAAGTCTGGTAAAGTATTGGGCATGCAGGCGGTCGGGACGGGCGATGTAGCCAAGAGGGTGGATGTCACTGCGACCCTGCTCTCTTTCGGCGGGACCTATCGAGATGTATCGGAGCTTGACCTGGCATATGCGCCTCCATTTTCATCCGCGGTCGATATACTCCAGCATGCCGCCAACGTGATAGACAACAAGATAAATGACCTTGCCCACTCCATCACGCCTATGCAGGTCAAGAATATGATCGACGGGGGCAGGGATTTCATATGGCTGGATGTGCGTGGACCGAAAGAAGTGGAAACGCTGAGTTTGAAAAACCCGAGAGTTGTCAATATACCTTTAGGTAAACTTCGTGCGAGGTCCGGCGAATTGCCCAAGGACGCTGAGATCGTGACGTTCTGCAAGGTCAGCATTCGAGGTTATGAGGCTCAGAGAATTCTCGATGGCGAGGGTTTCAAGAATGTCAAATTTATGGACGGCGGCGTTTCGGCCTGGCCGTACTCTCTGGAAGTTTAG
- the lgt gene encoding prolipoprotein diacylglyceryl transferase, protein MHSTLFTIFGLPIRAYGLMMVVGFCVGLWRAVRVAKRRDIDADRVYDLALVVLLSGIIGSRLVYILLNSQTESFSRFFAVWEGGLSFHGGVIFALLAGYIYTRRTKLSYLQMADLFAPSVAIAYAFTRVGCFLNGCCYGCPTSLPWGVRFLENGTLTPPSHPTQIYATIANLIIFAILTRLENLKRANGFVFVSYLGLYGIYRFLVEFLRNGYSAQEWICGLTQAQWVSIVMIVASLAVILTVYRRPSSK, encoded by the coding sequence ATGCACTCAACACTCTTTACAATATTTGGTCTTCCCATTCGAGCCTACGGTCTGATGATGGTCGTGGGTTTCTGTGTTGGTTTGTGGCGAGCCGTGCGTGTCGCAAAGAGACGCGATATTGATGCAGACCGCGTCTATGACCTTGCTCTTGTCGTGCTCCTGAGCGGGATCATAGGTTCACGTCTGGTATATATCCTTCTGAACTCCCAGACAGAGAGCTTCAGCCGGTTTTTTGCGGTATGGGAGGGCGGCCTGAGCTTTCACGGCGGCGTAATTTTTGCACTGCTGGCGGGATATATATATACCAGGCGCACTAAACTTTCATATTTGCAGATGGCTGACCTGTTCGCACCTTCTGTAGCCATTGCTTATGCATTCACACGCGTCGGCTGCTTCCTCAATGGCTGCTGCTATGGCTGTCCGACCAGCCTGCCCTGGGGTGTGCGGTTTCTGGAAAACGGCACACTCACACCCCCGTCTCATCCCACTCAGATATATGCGACCATAGCTAACCTGATCATATTCGCGATCCTCACCCGTCTGGAAAATCTCAAGCGCGCAAATGGTTTTGTTTTTGTGAGCTACCTCGGGCTGTACGGCATTTACAGGTTCCTGGTGGAGTTTCTCAGGAATGGATATTCCGCTCAGGAATGGATATGCGGGCTCACTCAGGCTCAGTGGGTCAGTATTGTGATGATTGTCGCATCACTGGCAGTCATACTTACTGTATACCGCCGTCCATCCTCAAAGTAA
- the lspA gene encoding signal peptidase II has translation MAKRKTIVFYLTACVTVVVDQVTKLLARHFLTSDVAVTIIPGLINLDLTYNRGGAFGILPNWAPLFIIAALVAIYAMVRLGGNGSASKSLVIGLGLLMGGAVGNLIDRIAFASKGVTDFISIYVIFGGQAHAWPTFNFADVAIVLGAIFLFYHVYIVEKQSSNP, from the coding sequence TTGGCCAAACGAAAGACCATAGTGTTTTATCTGACTGCGTGTGTCACTGTTGTTGTAGACCAGGTCACAAAGCTGCTTGCGCGCCATTTTCTCACATCCGACGTTGCCGTCACTATCATTCCCGGCTTAATCAATTTGGATTTAACATATAATCGCGGCGGCGCATTCGGCATACTGCCGAACTGGGCGCCGCTGTTTATCATTGCAGCTCTTGTCGCCATATATGCTATGGTACGCCTTGGCGGAAATGGGTCAGCCTCGAAGAGTCTGGTAATAGGTCTGGGGCTGCTGATGGGTGGAGCGGTCGGCAATCTGATCGACAGAATCGCTTTTGCTTCCAAGGGAGTTACCGACTTTATCAGCATATATGTCATCTTTGGAGGCCAGGCGCACGCTTGGCCGACATTCAACTTCGCCGATGTGGCAATAGTTCTGGGAGCGATTTTCCTGTTCTATCACGTATATATTGTAGAAAAGCAATCCAGCAACCCATAA
- a CDS encoding TraR/DksA C4-type zinc finger protein: protein MEHKLDLQKYKKLLLDERERILLEHRALSASAAEEGYELADYDNHPADAASDTYERTKDYAIDESFKAILEKISDALRKIEDGTYGKCDRCGGDINPNRLRAIPYATLCIECQASLERR, encoded by the coding sequence ATGGAGCATAAACTGGACTTGCAGAAGTATAAGAAGCTCCTGCTCGATGAGCGGGAGCGAATATTGCTCGAGCACCGTGCTCTTAGCGCCAGTGCAGCCGAAGAAGGCTATGAATTGGCTGATTATGACAATCATCCTGCGGACGCCGCAAGTGACACATATGAGCGCACCAAGGACTATGCTATCGACGAGAGTTTCAAGGCAATTCTTGAAAAAATAAGCGATGCCTTGAGAAAGATAGAAGACGGGACATACGGCAAGTGCGACCGATGCGGCGGCGACATAAACCCTAACCGGCTCAGGGCGATCCCATACGCGACGCTTTGCATCGAATGTCAGGCATCACTCGAGAGAAGGTAA